Proteins from a genomic interval of Papaver somniferum cultivar HN1 chromosome 4, ASM357369v1, whole genome shotgun sequence:
- the LOC113274958 gene encoding glutathione S-transferase T1-like — protein sequence MSLKVYTDRMSQPARAVLIFCKVNGIEFEEIKVDLVKKENRLPEFKAINPFGQVPSIAHGDFKLFESHAILSYLACASPGVADHWYPSDLQKRAKINSVLDWHHSNLRRGGVGFVLYTILGPLIGVPINPEAAAEAEKVLTSSLSKIESVWLNENGNFLLGNKEPSIADISLVCEIMEFEVLPEEDRIRVLTPFKKVLKWIEDTRIATSPHFEEVHKTLLAAKSFLHKLPVDENYETASSIKAMLDMEIAQEL from the exons ATGAGTCTCAAAGTCTATACCGATCGAATGTCTCAACCTGCTCGAGCTGTTCTCATCTTCTGCAA GGTGAACGGGATTGAATTTGAGGAGATCAAGGTAGACCTAGTCAAAAAAGAAAATCGATTGCCTGAATTCAAAG CAATAAACCCTTTTGGCCAAGTTCCAAGTATAGCGCATGGAGATTTCAAGCTTTTCGAGAG TCATGCGATTCTAAGCTATCTTGCTTGTGCATCCCCTGGTGTTGCTGATCATTG GTACCCAAGTGATCTACAGAAGAGAGCTAAGATCAACTCAGTCTTAGATTGGCATCACTCCAATTTACGCCGTGGTGGAG TTGGCTTTGTCCTATATACAATACTAGGACCTTTAATAGGCGTTCCTATAAATCCAGAAGCAGCTGCCGAAGCCGAGAAAGTTTTGACCTCATCGCTGTCAAAAATTGAGTCAGTTTGGCTCAATGAGAATGGGAACTTCTTGTTGGGTAATAAGGAACCATCTATTGCTGATATTAGCCTTGTCTGCGAAATCATGGAATTTGAG GTTTTGCCTGAGGAGGATCGTATCCGAGTGCTAACTCCATTCAAGAAGGTATTGAAGTGGATCGAGGATACAAGAATTGCAACAAGCCCCCACTTCGAAGAAGTGCACAAAACCTTATTGGCAGCAAAGTCATTTCTTCACAAACTTCCAGTTGATGAGAACTATGAAACTGCATCAAGCATCAAAGCCATGCTTGACATGGAAATTGCACAAGAGTTGTAA